In the genome of bacterium, one region contains:
- a CDS encoding methyltransferase domain-containing protein, whose translation MHMASHDTTLFDPKEIFGRQVAHYQKGRVMLETPEVGRWLAHMKVPPDSAVADVAAGTGNLTVPLAKLGYQVTAIEPNDAMRGALADRLQVEGITTVAIKPGTAEKLPLEDQSVHLIGVANALHWFDPAKAKPEMRRALAPSGWLLGLSSIISPDAEITQKLHAVLTKECPDYSEAPTQFASTRQSHVDRYIEAYITPSFYEKNQPVIHFSFERFIAYLASISSLADWMSGPTSRDAALASMERFFHQHEEDGEIPLTWDMVVAAGEL comes from the coding sequence ATGCATATGGCCTCGCACGATACCACGCTTTTCGACCCCAAAGAGATTTTCGGCCGCCAAGTGGCGCATTATCAAAAAGGCCGGGTGATGCTGGAAACGCCGGAGGTGGGACGCTGGCTGGCGCATATGAAGGTGCCGCCGGATTCCGCCGTGGCGGACGTGGCCGCCGGCACGGGCAACCTGACGGTGCCACTGGCGAAGCTGGGCTATCAGGTGACGGCGATTGAACCGAACGATGCCATGCGCGGCGCATTGGCAGACCGGTTGCAGGTGGAAGGCATCACGACGGTTGCCATTAAGCCCGGTACGGCGGAAAAGCTGCCACTGGAAGACCAGAGCGTGCACCTGATCGGGGTGGCGAACGCGCTGCACTGGTTTGACCCCGCCAAGGCCAAGCCGGAAATGCGACGCGCGCTGGCCCCGAGCGGATGGCTGCTCGGGCTTTCCTCCATCATTTCGCCCGATGCGGAGATCACCCAAAAGCTGCATGCGGTGCTGACGAAGGAATGCCCTGACTATTCCGAAGCGCCGACGCAATTCGCCTCCACCCGGCAAAGCCATGTGGACCGCTATATCGAGGCCTATATCACGCCGAGCTTTTATGAGAAAAACCAGCCGGTGATCCATTTCTCCTTCGAGCGGTTCATTGCCTATCTGGCATCCATTTCCAGCCTGGCAGACTGGATGAGCGGCCCGACCAGCCGGGATGCGGCCCTGGCCAGCATGGAGAGATTCTTCCATCAGCATGAGGAGGATGGGGAGATTCCCTTGACCTGGGACATGGTGGTGGCCGCAGGAGAGCTGTAA
- the pheS gene encoding phenylalanine--tRNA ligase subunit alpha, with amino-acid sequence MPIDSAPDAESLKQEALSQVQFAASLDALEQVRVAVLGKKGSLSLAMGQLGRMPPEERKTFGASINAAKQAVEEALATRKQALEASEMEARLKTEIADISLAVRPEAKGAIHPISKVMTEIQEIFADMGFAVALGPDIETDWYNFTALNIPPEHPARQMHDTFYLQGEEGNRPVLRTHTSPVQIRAMQAGQPPIRIIAPGNTYRADSDATHTPMFHQVEGIVIDKGIHMGHLKGCLEGFLKRFFGLETVPLRFRPSFFPFTEPSAEVDIGCKRGPDGVDVGKGTDWLEILGCGMIHPVVLKNGGIDPADYSGFAFGMGVERLAMLKYGMADLRLFFEGDLRWLQHYGFSPLS; translated from the coding sequence ATGCCCATTGACTCCGCCCCCGATGCCGAAAGCCTGAAACAGGAAGCCCTTTCCCAGGTGCAATTCGCCGCCAGCCTTGATGCGCTGGAGCAGGTACGCGTCGCCGTGCTCGGCAAAAAGGGCAGCCTCTCGCTTGCCATGGGCCAGCTTGGCCGCATGCCGCCGGAAGAGCGCAAGACATTCGGTGCCTCCATCAATGCCGCAAAACAGGCCGTGGAAGAAGCCCTCGCCACCCGCAAGCAGGCGCTGGAAGCCAGCGAGATGGAAGCCCGCCTGAAAACCGAGATCGCCGACATCTCGCTTGCCGTGCGGCCGGAGGCCAAAGGCGCCATCCACCCCATCAGCAAGGTGATGACCGAGATCCAGGAAATCTTCGCCGATATGGGTTTCGCCGTGGCGCTCGGCCCGGATATCGAGACGGACTGGTACAATTTCACCGCCCTCAACATCCCGCCGGAACACCCCGCCCGCCAGATGCACGACACCTTCTACCTGCAGGGCGAGGAGGGCAACCGTCCCGTGCTGCGCACCCACACCTCCCCGGTGCAGATCCGCGCCATGCAGGCCGGCCAGCCGCCCATTCGCATCATCGCCCCCGGCAACACCTACCGGGCGGATAGCGACGCCACCCACACTCCCATGTTCCACCAGGTGGAGGGCATCGTCATCGACAAGGGCATCCACATGGGCCACCTCAAGGGCTGCCTGGAGGGCTTCCTGAAGCGCTTTTTCGGCCTGGAGACCGTGCCGCTCCGTTTCCGCCCGAGTTTCTTCCCCTTCACCGAACCTTCCGCCGAAGTTGATATCGGCTGCAAGCGCGGCCCCGATGGCGTCGATGTCGGCAAGGGCACCGACTGGCTGGAAATCCTCGGCTGCGGCATGATTCATCCAGTAGTCCTGAAGAACGGCGGCATCGACCCCGCCGACTACAGCGGCTTCGCCTTCGGCATGGGCGTGGAGCGCCTCGCCATGCTCAAATACGGCATGGCCGACCTCCGCCTCTTCTTCGAAGGCGATCTCCGCTGGCTCCAGCATTACGGCTTTTCTCCGCTGAGCTGA
- a CDS encoding lytic murein transglycosylase, with protein MRLRYWAGSLIMMLAGCASEPGAEANQSPSRRVTHAPSPQASKTVYPSEETIALPGNFDTWLIGVKKEAAGRGIRKEIIAAAFDDFNEPIEKVVRLDRKQPEGTIDWPQYRTNVITDKRIQEGRALMSQNRGLLERISRQFGVQPEYIVALWGIETSYGKVTGNYEIPHALATLAFEGRRADFFRTELMHSLEILNEGHIPPHEMIGSWAGAMGQCQFMPSSFRAMAVDFDGDGHKNIWSSEPDVFASIANYLSKSGWNGNVSWGAAVKLPANFNMDLEGRTTKKSLNAWAALGVTLADGSPLKGEGLTSIVIPRGSDTAFITTANYDVIMKWNRSTFFATAVGQLADALRN; from the coding sequence ATGCGTTTACGCTATTGGGCTGGAAGTCTGATCATGATGCTGGCCGGTTGCGCCAGCGAGCCTGGCGCGGAAGCCAACCAATCGCCCAGCCGCCGCGTGACGCATGCGCCGAGCCCGCAGGCGAGTAAAACCGTTTATCCATCCGAAGAGACCATCGCCCTGCCCGGTAATTTCGACACCTGGTTGATTGGCGTGAAGAAGGAAGCCGCCGGGCGCGGTATCCGTAAAGAGATCATCGCCGCGGCGTTCGATGATTTTAATGAGCCGATCGAAAAAGTGGTGCGGCTGGACCGTAAGCAGCCGGAAGGCACGATCGACTGGCCGCAATACCGCACCAATGTGATTACCGACAAGCGCATCCAGGAAGGGCGCGCGCTGATGTCGCAAAACCGCGGCCTGCTTGAGCGGATCAGCCGCCAGTTCGGCGTGCAGCCGGAATATATCGTGGCGCTGTGGGGCATTGAAACCAGCTATGGCAAGGTGACGGGGAATTACGAAATTCCGCATGCGCTGGCCACGCTGGCGTTTGAAGGCAGGCGCGCGGATTTCTTCCGCACCGAGCTGATGCATTCGCTGGAAATCCTCAATGAAGGGCATATCCCGCCGCATGAGATGATCGGGTCCTGGGCAGGGGCGATGGGACAATGCCAGTTCATGCCGTCTTCCTTCCGCGCCATGGCGGTGGATTTTGACGGCGACGGGCACAAGAACATCTGGAGCAGCGAGCCGGATGTGTTTGCCTCCATTGCCAATTACCTCTCCAAATCCGGCTGGAACGGCAATGTGAGCTGGGGCGCAGCCGTGAAGCTGCCCGCCAATTTCAACATGGACCTGGAAGGCCGCACCACCAAGAAATCCCTCAACGCATGGGCCGCCCTCGGCGTGACCCTTGCCGACGGAAGCCCGCTGAAAGGCGAAGGGCTTACCTCCATCGTCATCCCGCGCGGGTCGGACACCGCCTTCATCACCACGGCCAATTACGACGTGATCATGAAATGGAACCGCTCCACCTTCTTCGCCACCGCCGTTGGCCAGCTGGCCGATGCCTTACGGAACTGA
- a CDS encoding phenylalanine--tRNA ligase subunit beta: MKFTLSWLKSHLDTTASLNEICDRLTAIGLEVESLDDKGAALKPFVIAEIREATRHPEATKLQICRVFDGTEEHQVICGAANARAGLKVVMAPIGTVIPNGGLVIQKAKIRGVESCGMLCSEEELGLADESEGIIELPADAPVGKHYAEWAGLDDAVIEINLTPNRGDCTGVHGVARDLAASGLGTLKPLEIPSIDAKATSSARVTIAPGSHACRQFLGRAILNVKNGPSPAWLQNRLKAIGQRPISALVDITNYLSIDLGRPAHVYDLDKLNGNLTTRTAKSGETLLALNGREYALDETHSVIADDKGPVGVAGIIGGELSGCTDDTKNVFLEIAWFDPAQVALSGRSLQIDSDARYRFERGVDPAFLPGAEAIAASLILKLCGGEPAPRVDAGQSAFSARVIAFNPEMIESLGGVKLDSDTAKSILQKLGFSISGSSEWQVTVPSWRRDVEGQADLVEEIVRIHGYQHIPATDLPPVPVTALPGLPLPLERAAKARDALATRGLLEAYSFSFLHQPVAELFGGGQKELQLLNPISSELGTMRTNLLPNLLDMVRRNIERGFDHIGLCEVGLIFANPSPEGQSTVATGVRSGPYVDASPHADAREADLFDAKADALAVLEAAGAPVASLQISRNVPSWYHPGRAGALTLGKQVLAYFGELHPGTLKQLDIKQRVVAFEVMLDTIPAPRRASSTKPAYRTNDLQPVQRDYSFLMPETSLSGLLISAMEKSDRQHVKNVSVLSCYQDAALKAEGIVSIALRVTYQPQTATFTDADIDGLSKAAIQAALSVSGCRMSPALEAFVKQKGIAITV; this comes from the coding sequence ATGAAATTCACCCTCTCCTGGCTCAAATCCCACCTCGATACCACGGCATCGCTGAACGAGATCTGCGACCGCCTCACCGCCATCGGGCTGGAAGTGGAAAGCCTCGACGACAAGGGCGCAGCCCTCAAGCCCTTCGTGATTGCTGAAATCCGCGAAGCCACCCGCCATCCGGAAGCCACCAAGCTGCAAATCTGCCGCGTGTTCGACGGCACCGAGGAACACCAGGTCATCTGCGGCGCCGCCAACGCGCGCGCGGGCCTGAAGGTGGTCATGGCCCCCATCGGCACGGTGATCCCCAATGGCGGTCTGGTCATTCAGAAAGCCAAAATCCGCGGTGTGGAAAGCTGCGGCATGCTCTGCTCCGAGGAAGAACTCGGCCTGGCCGATGAAAGCGAAGGCATCATCGAGCTCCCCGCCGATGCCCCCGTCGGCAAGCACTACGCCGAATGGGCGGGCCTCGACGACGCCGTCATCGAGATCAACCTCACCCCCAACCGTGGCGACTGCACCGGCGTGCATGGTGTGGCGCGCGACCTCGCCGCCAGCGGCCTCGGCACGCTCAAGCCGCTGGAGATTCCTTCCATCGATGCCAAGGCAACCAGCAGCGCCCGCGTCACCATCGCCCCCGGCTCCCATGCCTGCCGCCAGTTCCTCGGCCGCGCCATCCTCAACGTGAAAAACGGCCCGTCCCCTGCCTGGCTGCAAAACCGCCTGAAAGCCATCGGCCAGCGCCCCATCTCCGCGCTGGTGGACATTACCAATTACCTCTCCATCGATCTCGGTCGCCCCGCGCATGTCTATGATCTGGACAAGCTGAACGGCAACCTCACCACCCGCACCGCCAAATCCGGCGAAACGCTTCTTGCCCTCAACGGCAGGGAATACGCCCTCGACGAAACCCACAGCGTGATTGCCGACGACAAGGGCCCCGTCGGCGTCGCGGGCATCATCGGCGGCGAACTCAGCGGCTGCACGGACGACACGAAAAACGTCTTCCTCGAAATCGCCTGGTTCGATCCCGCCCAGGTCGCTCTCAGCGGTCGATCGTTACAAATCGACAGCGACGCCCGCTACCGCTTTGAACGCGGCGTGGACCCCGCCTTCCTGCCGGGTGCGGAAGCCATTGCCGCCAGCCTCATCCTCAAACTCTGCGGCGGCGAACCCGCTCCCCGCGTCGATGCGGGCCAAAGCGCCTTCAGCGCCCGCGTCATCGCCTTCAACCCGGAAATGATCGAATCCCTCGGCGGCGTGAAACTGGATTCCGACACCGCCAAATCCATCCTGCAGAAACTCGGCTTCAGCATTTCGGGCAGCAGCGAATGGCAGGTCACCGTGCCATCCTGGCGCCGCGATGTGGAAGGCCAGGCCGACCTGGTGGAAGAAATCGTCCGCATCCACGGTTATCAACACATTCCCGCCACCGACCTGCCGCCCGTGCCCGTCACCGCGCTACCCGGCCTGCCGCTTCCGCTGGAGCGCGCCGCCAAGGCGCGCGATGCGCTTGCCACGCGAGGCCTGCTGGAAGCCTACAGCTTCTCCTTCCTTCATCAGCCGGTGGCTGAACTCTTCGGCGGTGGGCAGAAGGAACTGCAACTGCTCAACCCCATCTCCAGCGAGCTGGGCACCATGCGGACCAACCTGCTGCCCAATCTGCTCGACATGGTCCGCCGCAACATCGAGCGCGGCTTCGACCATATCGGCCTGTGCGAGGTCGGCCTCATTTTCGCCAACCCCTCGCCCGAAGGCCAAAGCACGGTGGCCACCGGCGTGCGCTCCGGCCCCTACGTGGATGCCAGCCCGCATGCCGATGCGCGCGAGGCCGACCTGTTCGATGCCAAGGCCGATGCCCTGGCCGTGCTGGAAGCCGCAGGCGCCCCGGTCGCCAGCCTGCAGATTTCCCGCAATGTCCCGTCCTGGTACCATCCCGGCCGCGCCGGTGCTCTCACGCTCGGCAAGCAGGTGCTCGCCTATTTCGGCGAACTGCACCCCGGCACGCTGAAACAGCTGGACATCAAGCAGCGCGTGGTTGCCTTCGAGGTCATGCTCGACACCATCCCCGCGCCGCGCCGCGCCAGCAGCACCAAGCCGGCTTACAGGACCAACGACCTTCAGCCCGTGCAGCGCGACTATTCCTTCCTGATGCCCGAAACCAGCCTCTCCGGCCTCTTGATTTCCGCCATGGAAAAATCAGACAGGCAGCATGTGAAGAATGTCTCGGTGCTTTCCTGCTATCAGGATGCCGCCTTAAAGGCCGAAGGCATAGTCTCCATCGCGCTCCGCGTCACCTACCAGCCGCAAACCGCCACCTTCACCGATGCCGATATCGACGGCTTAAGCAAAGCCGCCATCCAGGCTGCGCTCAGTGTCTCCGGCTGCCGCATGAGCCCCGCGCTGGAAGCCTTCGTGAAGCAAAAGGGAATTGCGATTACGGTCTAA
- the holA gene encoding DNA polymerase III subunit delta — MRPNHPLAPGQSRLQQAAECESRRHAGNRRNPGDASMKWNPNDIGQLPARLKQSPVRCFLLHGNDASRQQAVGADIVAHLKNLHKDLEHQRLDAGAVMKGNPFLGDLLASGSLFGGTSLYDITGAGETFRETLEAADLAKTSHFLLIRVDESLTKTSKFGQWAEKEPAIAIIGCYAPEMGDMAAMLRHEAANVGLVLDRDAATYLAGQMAGDSMAVRMEMEKLLLFKGGPGNISLEEVKLAVPSYEHDSADALLSALLRRDFAKLTHQLNLLEAEQTSAVSVHRQLAGNVLRLIAVRQALDAGMGMEQAAMKARPPFFFKQQDLLKATMRGWSLQDLISLMQSLLAMEADVKMNANQAYALLLHKLAQPRAA; from the coding sequence ATGCGCCCAAATCATCCGCTTGCGCCTGGCCAATCGCGACTACAGCAAGCAGCCGAATGCGAAAGCCGCCGCCACGCCGGAAATCGCCGAAACCCCGGTGACGCATCAATGAAATGGAACCCCAACGATATCGGCCAGCTTCCGGCACGCCTGAAACAATCGCCGGTGCGCTGCTTTCTGCTGCACGGCAACGATGCATCCCGCCAGCAGGCGGTTGGGGCGGATATCGTCGCCCATCTGAAGAACCTGCATAAGGACCTGGAGCATCAGCGCCTGGACGCGGGCGCGGTGATGAAGGGCAACCCTTTCCTGGGCGATCTGCTCGCCAGCGGTTCGCTCTTTGGCGGCACCAGCCTGTATGACATCACCGGCGCGGGCGAAACCTTCCGCGAAACGCTCGAAGCCGCCGATCTCGCCAAAACCTCCCATTTCCTCCTCATCCGCGTGGATGAAAGCCTCACCAAAACCTCCAAGTTCGGCCAGTGGGCGGAAAAGGAACCCGCCATCGCCATCATCGGCTGCTATGCGCCAGAGATGGGCGACATGGCCGCCATGCTAAGGCACGAAGCCGCCAATGTCGGCCTGGTGCTGGACCGCGACGCCGCCACCTACCTTGCCGGGCAAATGGCCGGTGATTCCATGGCCGTCCGCATGGAAATGGAAAAGCTCCTGCTCTTTAAGGGCGGCCCCGGCAACATATCGCTGGAGGAGGTCAAACTCGCCGTCCCAAGCTACGAGCACGACAGCGCCGATGCCCTTCTTTCCGCCCTCTTGCGCCGCGATTTCGCTAAACTCACCCACCAGCTCAACCTGCTGGAAGCCGAACAGACCAGCGCCGTCAGCGTCCATCGCCAGCTGGCAGGCAACGTGCTGCGCCTCATTGCCGTGCGTCAGGCATTGGATGCGGGCATGGGCATGGAGCAGGCCGCCATGAAGGCCCGCCCGCCCTTTTTCTTCAAACAGCAGGATTTATTAAAAGCCACCATGCGCGGCTGGTCATTGCAGGATCTCATCTCGCTCATGCAATCCCTGCTCGCCATGGAAGCCGACGTGAAAATGAACGCCAACCAGGCCTACGCCCTGCTGCTGCACAAGCTCGCCCAGCCGCGGGCGGCTTAG
- a CDS encoding disulfide bond formation protein B, giving the protein MWNTHKRLQSIRQWPARHVLRALGVVSLGALLAAYVLQYGFGFAPCAMCLKERIPYAVAGIAALLGSCATAQPGVRRAALAAIALSMWVGVGLAAYHVGIEMGWITESGCVAQSGDTSSLEAMRAAIMAAPLVSCDQPTAVFFGWSLASWNAVFVLVMAFWATAALRGFWNRTDSMNRTFY; this is encoded by the coding sequence ATGTGGAACACACACAAACGGTTGCAATCCATCCGTCAATGGCCGGCGCGGCATGTGCTGCGGGCCTTGGGCGTGGTTTCGCTCGGGGCATTGCTGGCGGCCTATGTGCTGCAATATGGCTTTGGGTTTGCCCCGTGCGCCATGTGTTTGAAAGAGCGCATTCCCTATGCCGTGGCGGGCATTGCCGCGCTTCTGGGCAGCTGCGCCACCGCGCAGCCGGGCGTGCGGCGCGCGGCGCTGGCGGCCATTGCGCTCAGCATGTGGGTGGGCGTGGGGCTGGCGGCCTACCATGTGGGCATTGAGATGGGGTGGATTACCGAAAGCGGCTGCGTGGCGCAAAGCGGCGATACCAGCTCGCTGGAGGCAATGAGGGCCGCCATTATGGCCGCGCCGCTGGTTTCGTGCGATCAGCCGACGGCGGTGTTCTTCGGCTGGTCGCTGGCGAGCTGGAACGCGGTGTTCGTGCTGGTGATGGCCTTCTGGGCGACGGCGGCATTGCGGGGCTTCTGGAACCGTACCGACAGCATGAACAGGACGTTTTATTGA
- a CDS encoding demethoxyubiquinone hydroxylase family protein has translation MSQLPPQPGDADGKEYLHRMMRVNQAGEYGAVRIYKGQLAALRRRKDPESRKAVKLIEQMLEQERMHLDYFNKALPAQRIRPTALQPLWHVGGFLLGAATAALGPKAAMACTVAVEEVIGQHYGEQLEKMDAASPELKQQLAKFQADELEHHDTGLEEGAQGAVAYPVLHGVVSAITNLAIRASRRL, from the coding sequence ATGAGCCAACTCCCCCCACAGCCCGGCGATGCCGATGGCAAGGAATACCTGCACCGGATGATGCGCGTCAACCAGGCAGGGGAATATGGCGCGGTGCGGATTTACAAGGGCCAGCTGGCGGCGCTGCGGCGGCGGAAAGACCCGGAAAGCCGCAAGGCGGTGAAGCTGATTGAGCAAATGCTGGAACAGGAACGCATGCATCTGGATTATTTCAACAAGGCCCTGCCCGCGCAGCGCATCCGCCCCACCGCCTTGCAGCCCCTGTGGCATGTGGGCGGGTTTTTGCTGGGCGCGGCCACGGCAGCGCTTGGGCCCAAGGCAGCGATGGCCTGCACGGTGGCGGTGGAAGAGGTGATCGGCCAGCATTATGGCGAGCAGCTGGAAAAAATGGACGCCGCCAGCCCTGAGCTGAAACAGCAGCTGGCGAAGTTTCAGGCCGACGAGCTGGAGCATCATGACACGGGGCTGGAGGAAGGGGCGCAGGGGGCCGTTGCTTACCCTGTGTTGCATGGGGTTGTGAGCGCCATTACCAACCTGGCGATACGCGCCAGTCGCCGCCTGTAA